A single region of the Apodemus sylvaticus chromosome 7, mApoSyl1.1, whole genome shotgun sequence genome encodes:
- the LOC127690042 gene encoding olfactory receptor 145-like, translating to MALENASLVTEFILMGLTNQPDLQIPLFLLFLMTYMTTTLGNLALILLIVLNSHLHTPMYFFLFNLSWVDLCYCSVVTPKMLMNFLLKKNVISYEGCMTQYYFFCFFIISECYVLTAMAYDRYVAVCNPLMYNIVMSPKVCSYLMLASYLMGFCDGMIHTGCVLRLTFCDGNTINHYFCDLLPLLELSCTSTYVNEIELFIVGGKNIIVPTLIIFTSYGFILSSIFKISSTEGRSKAFSTCSSHIIAISLFFGSCTYMYLKPSSSGSLEQGKISSVFYNIVVPMMNPLIYSLRNKDVKIALKKTLTKRKF from the coding sequence ATGGCTCTGGAAAATGCTTCTCTGGTCACTGAGTTCATCTTGATGGGGTTAACAAACCAGCCTGACTTACAAATACCGCTGTTCCTACTCTTTCTGATGACTTACATGACAACTACCTTGGGGAACTTGGCTTTGATCCTGCTGATTGTTCTGAATTCTCACCTTCACACTCCCATGTacttttttctgtttaatttgtCCTGGGTAGACCTTTGTTATTGTTCAGTTGTTACACCCAAAATGCTCATGAACTTTTTACTAAAGAAGAATGTTATTTCGTATGAGGGATGCATGACACAGTActacttcttttgcttttttatcaTTTCTGAATGTTATGTGCTGACAgcaatggcctatgatcgctatgtggccgTTTGCAATCCACTTATGTACAACATTGTCATGTCCCCTAAGGTATGTTCTTATCTTATGCTTGCTTCATATTTAATGGGGTTTTGTGATGGAATGATCCACACTGGATGTGTCCTGAGACTGACGTTCTGTGATGGAAACACCATCAACCATTATTTCTGTGACCTCCTCCCTTTGCTAGAGCTCTCCTGCACCAGCACCTATGTTAATGAGATAGAGCTGTTCATTGTAGGGGGAAAAAACATCATCGTACCCACTCTCATCATCTTTACCTCTTATGGCTTCATTCTCTCAAGCATCTTCAAAATAAGTTCCACAGAAGGTAGGTCCAAAGCCTTCAGCACTTGTAGCTCTCACATAATAGCTATTTCTCTGTTCTTTGgatcatgtacatatatgtatttaaagcCCTCTTCTTCTGGGTCATTGGAGCAGGGAAAAATATCGTCTGTCTTTTATAACATTGTGGTCCCCATGATGAATCCATTAATCTATAGTCTTAGGAACAAAGATGTTAAAATTGCTCTGAAAAAAACTTTAACcaaaagaaagttttaa